From the genome of Phytohabitans rumicis, one region includes:
- the rocD gene encoding ornithine--oxo-acid transaminase — protein sequence MIVDDLVRTPAAVADAERWTAHNYHPLPVVISSAEGAWVTDIDGKRYLDCLAGYSALNFGHRHPTLVAAAHAQLDRLTLTSRAFVHDQFATFCRGLAELCGKDLVLPMNTGAEAIETAIKVSRKWGYKVKGVPDGAATIVVAAGNFHGRTTTIVSFSTDPDARNDYGPYTPGFRIVPYGDLEALAEAIDDTTVAVLLEPIQGEQGVIVPPPDYLPGVRALCTSQNVLFVADEIQSGLGRTGTTFACDHEGVVPDMYVLGKALGGGIVPVSAVAANADVLGVLRPGEHGSTFGGNPLACAVAAEVVALLKTGEYQQRSAELGKRLHADLSALIGHGVVAVRGRGLWAGVDIDPALMTGREACELLAERGVLAKDTHGSTIRLAPPLVVEPDELDWAVERLAAIL from the coding sequence GTGATCGTCGACGACCTGGTACGCACGCCGGCCGCGGTGGCCGACGCCGAGCGGTGGACGGCGCACAACTACCACCCGCTGCCGGTCGTGATCTCGTCGGCCGAGGGCGCGTGGGTCACCGACATCGACGGCAAGCGCTACCTGGACTGCCTGGCCGGCTACTCGGCGCTGAACTTCGGGCACCGGCACCCCACGCTCGTCGCCGCCGCGCACGCCCAGCTCGACCGGCTCACGCTGACCAGCCGGGCGTTCGTCCACGACCAGTTCGCGACGTTCTGCCGTGGGCTGGCCGAGCTGTGCGGCAAGGACCTCGTGCTGCCGATGAACACCGGCGCCGAGGCCATCGAGACCGCGATCAAGGTGTCGCGCAAGTGGGGCTACAAGGTCAAGGGCGTCCCGGACGGGGCCGCCACGATCGTCGTGGCCGCGGGCAACTTCCACGGGCGGACCACCACGATCGTCAGCTTCTCCACCGACCCGGACGCGCGAAACGACTACGGACCGTACACGCCGGGCTTCCGGATCGTCCCGTACGGCGACCTCGAGGCGCTCGCCGAGGCCATCGACGACACGACGGTGGCGGTGCTGCTGGAGCCGATCCAGGGCGAGCAGGGCGTGATCGTGCCGCCGCCGGACTACCTACCGGGCGTGCGGGCGCTGTGCACGTCGCAGAACGTCCTCTTCGTGGCCGACGAGATCCAGTCCGGGCTCGGGCGCACCGGCACCACGTTCGCCTGCGACCACGAGGGCGTGGTGCCCGACATGTACGTGCTGGGCAAGGCGCTCGGCGGCGGGATCGTGCCGGTGTCGGCGGTGGCCGCGAATGCGGACGTGCTCGGCGTGCTGCGGCCGGGCGAGCACGGGTCGACGTTCGGCGGCAACCCGCTCGCCTGCGCGGTGGCCGCCGAGGTCGTCGCGCTGCTGAAGACCGGCGAGTACCAGCAGCGCTCCGCGGAGCTGGGCAAGCGCCTGCACGCCGACCTGAGCGCCCTGATCGGCCACGGCGTGGTCGCGGTACGCGGCCGCGGTCTGTGGGCCGGCGTCGACATCGACCCCGCGCTCATGACCGGCCGCGAGGCGTGCGAGCTGCTCGCCGAGCGCGGCGTGCTGGCCAAGGACACGCACGGGTCGACGATCCGGCTGGCACCGCCGCTCGTGGTCGAGCCGGACGAGCTCGACTGGGCCGTGGAGCGCCTCGCCGCGATCTTGTAA
- the ddaH gene encoding dimethylargininase: protein MHATSRRYLMCRPTYFAVEYAINPWMDPTAPVDAALAVRQWEALRRVYVDLGHTVDDIEPLPGLPDMVFAANGATVIDGKVLAVQFRDPQRADEAPAYRDWFERAGFETYEAKHVNEGEGDMLLAGDLLLAGTGFRTTPAAHDRAQEIFGRPVITLQLVDPRYYHLDTALCVLDERTVAYLPEAFSPGSQAALRRLFPDAVLASPADAEVLGLNAVSDGRHVVLPVQATGLAAALRDRGYDTMGVDLSELRKAGGGPKCCTLEVRK, encoded by the coding sequence ATGCACGCCACCAGCCGCCGCTACCTGATGTGCCGGCCGACGTACTTCGCCGTCGAATATGCGATCAATCCCTGGATGGACCCGACCGCGCCGGTCGACGCCGCCCTGGCCGTACGCCAGTGGGAGGCGCTGCGCCGGGTCTACGTCGACCTCGGGCACACCGTCGACGACATCGAGCCGCTCCCCGGCCTCCCCGACATGGTCTTCGCCGCCAACGGCGCCACCGTCATCGACGGCAAGGTGCTGGCGGTGCAGTTCCGCGACCCGCAGCGGGCCGACGAGGCGCCCGCCTACCGCGACTGGTTCGAGCGGGCCGGCTTCGAGACGTACGAGGCCAAGCACGTCAACGAGGGCGAGGGCGACATGCTCCTCGCCGGCGACCTGCTGCTGGCCGGCACCGGCTTCCGCACCACGCCCGCCGCGCACGACCGGGCGCAGGAGATCTTCGGCCGCCCGGTGATCACGCTCCAGCTCGTCGACCCGCGCTACTACCACCTGGACACCGCGCTGTGCGTACTCGATGAGCGCACCGTGGCGTACCTCCCGGAAGCCTTCTCTCCCGGCAGCCAGGCCGCGCTGCGGCGGCTCTTTCCCGACGCGGTCCTCGCGTCGCCCGCGGACGCCGAGGTGCTCGGCCTGAACGCGGTCAGCGACGGGCGGCACGTCGTGCTCCCGGTCCAGGCCACCGGCCTGGCTGCCGCGCTCAGAGATCGCGGGTACGACACAATGGGCGTTGATTTGTCCGAACTGCGCAAGGCTGGAGGCGGCCCGAAGTGCTGCACGTTGGAGGTCAGGAAGTGA
- a CDS encoding phosphorylase family protein: protein MIAPARVTIGIITPLPIECAAMRALIDAPAPVRIPGDGNHYEIGTIPSTEPARPHVVTITVLPEDGNRNAAAICAHMLRSFRSVRVVVMCGIAGGVPAYSDHERHVRLGDVVVAAKGIVDYDHVRTVDGVDHLRRYVGGLSTDLLRAQRQLEVQAIAGTRPWEQTLTAAMTTRFARPHAASDILYVDGAAHPHPPDASRPADLPRVHAAAIGSADRLLRDAVRRDELAARYGIRAVEMEASGVAVAAGLQGIGWYVVRGIADYCDNATKNDAWHPYASFVAAAYLRALLGACHPLDASADGNASPPDHQGRLPLQGLRAIARALQEIDLMNEPAGRLLLLSLLPREIGGNVPSDSRDWVHLLHIVRTCARYPHGRESLVEALETVAAESSDGLRSARAAIVHHWPAAA, encoded by the coding sequence ATGATCGCCCCGGCGCGAGTCACCATAGGCATCATCACGCCGCTGCCGATCGAGTGCGCGGCGATGCGGGCGCTGATCGACGCTCCTGCGCCCGTGCGAATACCGGGCGACGGCAACCATTATGAGATCGGCACTATCCCGAGCACCGAGCCCGCCCGACCGCACGTGGTGACGATTACCGTTCTTCCGGAAGACGGCAATCGAAATGCGGCCGCAATCTGCGCCCATATGCTGCGCAGCTTTCGATCCGTGCGGGTCGTGGTGATGTGTGGCATCGCGGGTGGCGTCCCCGCCTATTCCGATCATGAGCGTCATGTCCGGCTCGGCGACGTCGTGGTGGCCGCCAAGGGAATCGTCGACTACGACCACGTCCGGACGGTGGACGGCGTCGATCACCTGCGCCGCTACGTGGGCGGGCTGTCCACCGACCTGCTGCGCGCGCAGCGACAGCTCGAAGTCCAGGCGATCGCCGGTACGCGGCCCTGGGAGCAGACGCTGACGGCCGCGATGACGACCCGATTCGCCCGTCCACACGCGGCAAGCGACATCTTGTACGTGGACGGCGCCGCGCACCCGCATCCGCCGGACGCGTCCCGGCCGGCCGACCTGCCGCGCGTACACGCCGCCGCGATCGGCAGCGCGGATCGGCTGCTGCGCGACGCCGTCCGCCGCGACGAGTTGGCGGCCCGCTACGGGATCCGGGCCGTCGAGATGGAGGCGTCGGGCGTGGCGGTCGCCGCCGGCCTGCAAGGCATCGGCTGGTACGTCGTCCGCGGTATCGCCGACTACTGCGACAACGCCACCAAGAACGACGCGTGGCATCCGTACGCCTCCTTCGTGGCGGCCGCGTACCTGCGTGCCCTCCTCGGTGCCTGCCATCCACTGGACGCTTCCGCCGACGGGAACGCGTCGCCGCCGGACCACCAGGGACGACTGCCGCTGCAGGGCCTGCGCGCCATCGCCCGGGCGTTGCAGGAGATCGACCTGATGAACGAGCCGGCCGGCCGCCTGCTCCTGCTCAGCCTGCTGCCGCGGGAGATCGGCGGCAACGTCCCCAGCGACTCCCGGGACTGGGTGCACCTGCTCCACATCGTCCGGACGTGCGCCCGGTACCCGCACGGTAGGGAGTCGCTCGTCGAAGCCTTGGAGACGGTCGCGGCGGAAAGCTCGGACGGCCTGCG
- a CDS encoding FHA domain-containing protein encodes MRFEVSKVLDAIERRLTTDPALARGVVDLAEVVRYADLDGGRPASLLRLGLVVDALATQLAEDNAAVYAVVHRGLLSDADLTSNERMVVRRWADDGLVEVLPSVGDRVLEVADLLGLPVLSRLRFEGVRERYGWLAGQAGRLMAPVPGKTGATLVAQVGGGNVPATANPDPVGAKVLARLWRCPEPGCANFGGGGGAFSDLAPARRAGGQPPPTLHTGAPACPRHGTVLTDIGERPPAEALAVRVNGIVRQRFVVADGDPVTVGRAPEQGGIMLGQWLSEEARRWISRSHVRFEMRGTDVVAQDVSTNGTGVRPGGSMDDAERMTIKRQSRVLAPGDLIELYPGVHVGRARTLTSSAPLTPVSVMADAPTLSMRIVDRQ; translated from the coding sequence GTGAGGTTCGAAGTCAGCAAGGTGCTCGACGCCATCGAGCGACGCCTCACCACCGATCCCGCGCTGGCCCGCGGCGTGGTCGACCTCGCCGAGGTGGTGCGCTACGCCGACCTCGACGGTGGCCGGCCGGCCAGCCTGCTGCGGCTGGGGCTGGTGGTCGACGCGCTCGCGACCCAGCTCGCCGAGGACAACGCGGCGGTCTACGCGGTGGTGCACCGCGGGCTGCTCTCCGACGCCGACCTGACGTCCAACGAGCGCATGGTCGTGCGGCGCTGGGCCGACGACGGGCTGGTCGAGGTGTTGCCGTCGGTGGGCGATCGGGTCCTCGAGGTGGCCGATCTGCTGGGCCTGCCGGTGCTGAGCCGGCTGCGGTTCGAGGGCGTGCGGGAGCGGTACGGCTGGCTGGCAGGGCAGGCCGGGCGGTTGATGGCTCCGGTCCCCGGCAAGACCGGCGCGACGCTGGTCGCGCAGGTCGGCGGCGGGAACGTGCCGGCGACCGCCAACCCCGACCCGGTCGGCGCGAAGGTGCTGGCCCGGCTGTGGCGCTGCCCCGAGCCCGGGTGCGCCAACTTCGGTGGTGGCGGGGGTGCGTTCTCCGACCTGGCGCCCGCGCGGCGGGCCGGCGGTCAGCCGCCGCCGACGCTGCACACCGGCGCGCCGGCCTGCCCGCGGCACGGCACGGTGCTGACCGACATCGGCGAGCGGCCGCCCGCCGAGGCGCTCGCGGTGCGGGTCAACGGGATCGTGCGCCAGCGCTTCGTGGTGGCCGACGGCGACCCGGTCACCGTCGGTCGCGCGCCCGAGCAGGGCGGGATCATGCTCGGCCAGTGGCTGAGCGAGGAGGCCCGGCGCTGGATCAGCCGCAGCCACGTGCGCTTCGAGATGCGCGGCACCGACGTCGTGGCGCAGGACGTGAGCACCAACGGCACCGGCGTACGGCCGGGCGGGTCGATGGACGACGCCGAACGGATGACGATCAAGCGGCAGAGCCGGGTGCTGGCGCCGGGCGACCTCATCGAGCTGTACCCGGGGGTGCATGTAGGAAGGGCGCGGACCCTGACCTCGTCCGCGCCCTTGACGCCGGTGTCCGTGATGGCGGACGCGCCCACCCTCTCCATGCGGATAGTGGACCGGCAGTAG
- a CDS encoding 4a-hydroxytetrahydrobiopterin dehydratase, giving the protein MTDLPDWSGDEAEITRTVRLPTFMDAIAVVDRVAVVAEEMDHHPDIDIRWRTLTFRCSTHSAGKVTDRDIELARRIDEIVANQS; this is encoded by the coding sequence ATGACCGATTTGCCGGACTGGAGCGGTGACGAGGCCGAGATCACCCGGACCGTGCGGCTGCCCACCTTCATGGACGCGATCGCCGTCGTCGACCGGGTCGCGGTGGTGGCCGAGGAGATGGACCACCACCCGGACATCGACATCCGGTGGCGGACGCTGACATTCCGGTGCAGCACGCATTCCGCGGGCAAGGTTACCGATCGTGACATAGAACTGGCGCGCCGGATCGATGAAATCGTGGCAAACCAGTCCTGA
- a CDS encoding Fpg/Nei family DNA glycosylase: MPEGHTIHRLAARHRSLLAGQPVAAASPQGRFAAGATLLSGTVLLDTEAYGKHLLHHYEGGRTLHVHLGLYGVFSDGVGPAPPPVGQVRLRLTTDRHWIDLRGPAACELIEEPSALRARLGADPLRDDADPDAAYGRLRRSSTPLAALLLDQSIVAGAGLVYVSEVLFRAGIPPTRPGRGLAEGAFQEIWTDLRELMKEGVARGRIDTVHSHHMPEAMGRAPRVDRHGGEVYVYRRAGQPCLICGTEIQRSGLAGRNSYWCPTCQQ; the protein is encoded by the coding sequence GTGCCCGAAGGTCACACCATCCACCGGCTCGCCGCCCGCCACCGCTCGCTGCTCGCCGGCCAGCCGGTCGCCGCGGCCAGCCCGCAAGGGCGCTTCGCCGCCGGCGCGACCCTGCTCTCCGGCACGGTGCTGCTCGACACCGAGGCGTACGGCAAGCACCTGCTGCACCACTACGAGGGCGGCCGGACCCTGCACGTACACCTGGGCCTGTACGGGGTGTTCAGCGACGGCGTCGGGCCCGCCCCGCCGCCGGTGGGCCAGGTGCGGCTGCGGCTGACCACCGACCGGCACTGGATCGACCTGCGCGGGCCGGCCGCCTGCGAACTGATCGAGGAGCCTTCCGCGCTGCGCGCCCGACTCGGCGCGGACCCCTTGCGTGACGACGCCGACCCGGACGCCGCGTACGGCCGCCTCCGGCGCAGCAGCACCCCGCTCGCCGCGCTCCTGCTCGACCAGTCGATCGTGGCCGGCGCCGGCCTCGTGTACGTCTCCGAGGTGCTCTTCCGCGCCGGCATCCCACCGACCCGGCCCGGTCGTGGACTCGCCGAGGGCGCCTTCCAGGAGATCTGGACCGACCTGCGCGAGCTGATGAAGGAAGGCGTCGCGCGTGGCCGGATCGACACCGTCCACAGTCACCACATGCCGGAGGCGATGGGGCGCGCGCCGCGCGTCGACCGCCACGGCGGCGAGGTGTACGTCTACCGCCGTGCCGGCCAGCCCTGCCTGATCTGCGGCACCGAAATTCAACGCTCCGGCCTGGCGGGCCGAAACTCCTACTGGTGCCCTACCTGTCAACAATGA